From a single Pyxicephalus adspersus chromosome 11, UCB_Pads_2.0, whole genome shotgun sequence genomic region:
- the LOC140340450 gene encoding potassium-transporting ATPase alpha chain 2-like — MSSQKPPDVYTIPVTDQTTQDANGKTTKKDKKTKKKVENLKKELEITDHKLSIDELEKKYSVDINQGLSTAAAAELLARDGPNKLTPPKGTPEIVKFLMLMAGGFSIVFWIASALCFLAYGLQVAQDPTVSKDNLWLAIILIAVVVMTALFAYYQEAKSTNIMAGFKNMVPQQALVLRDGKRIELLAENLVAGDIVYIKGGDKIPADLRLLESSGCKVDNSSLTGESEAQPRGVDCTDDNPLETKNLGFYSTTCLEGTASGIVINTGDRTVIGRIASLASQVGDQKTPIALEIEHFVHLISGLAVGVGIIFFIISISMGYSALNAVIFCIGIVVAYVPEGLLATVTVCLSLTAKRMAKKNCLVKNLEAVETLGSTSVICSDKTGTLTQNRMTVAHMWFDKIIHNADTSEDGTGEMFDQSSPTWQALGRIATLCNRAEFCSGQEDVPISKKTVNGDASEAALLKFTEQIFENVIEIRKRNTKVLEIPFNSSNKYQVSIHIPEDPAEKGYLLVMKGAPERILDRCSSIMIGGQEWPLDDEMKEHFQKAYLSLGSLGERVLGFCQLLLPSTTYGPGYPFDAESGNFPLNNLCFVGLISMIDPPRSSVPDAVMKCRSSGIKVIMVTGDHPITAKAIAKSVGIISSSSETVEDIAERLGVPIERVNPRDACAAVVNGGTLTDMTSDQLDDILKNHQEIVFARTSPQQKLLIVEGCQRLGAIVAVTGDGVNDSPALKKADIGVAMGIAGSDAAKHAADMILLDDNFASIVTGVEEGRLIFDNLKKSISYTVTKNIPEMIPFMVYVIISCPLPIGTITILFIELGTDIIPSIALAYEKAENDIMTRKPRNPYKDRLVNIELLSYSYFHIAAMETYSGFVNYFTIMAQQGFLPATTLGLRVNWEDKNINELEDSYGQEWTFRQRLCQEWYCYSGFFISIVVCQMVNTIIRKARRNTLFNRNFFRNKVIFLGLLSQVAIGVILCYIPGMDDALHFMPLRIQYWFVGIEYAVMILVYDEIRRLLIRKFPGSWVDKELYY; from the exons ATGTCTTCCCAG AAGCCCCCAGATGTGTACACCATCCCTGTCACAGATCAGACAACCCAGGACGCCAATGGTAAAACAACCAAGAAAGACAAGAAGACTAAAAAGAAAGTGGAAAACCTCAAAAAGGAACTTGAAATT acGGACCACAAGTTAAGTATAGATGAACTAGAGAAGAAATACTCAGTGGACATTAATCAG GGACTTAGCACTGCAGCTGCTGCAGAGCTTCTTGCTCGGGATGGACCTAACAAACTTACTCCTCCAAAAGGAACCCCTGAAATTGTAAAATTTCTGATGCTTATGGCTGGTGGATTTTCCATTGTGTTCTGGATTGCATCTGCTTTGTGTTTCCTGGCCTATGGTCTTCAAGTAGCACAGGATCCTACTGTTTCTAAGGACAAT CTCTGGTTGGCAATTATCCTCATTGCTGTGGTTGTGATGACAGCCCTCTTTGCGTATTACCAGGAAGCCAAAAGTACAAACATAATGGCAGGCTTTAAGAACATGGTTCCTCAG CAAGCCTTGGTCCTACGAGATGGAAAACGCATAGAATTATTAGCGGAGAATCTTGTTGCTGGTGACATTGTTTATATAAAAGGAGGAGACAAAATCCCTGCTGACTTGCGCCTATTGGAGAGCTCAGGTTGCAAG GTTGACAACTCGTCGCTGACTGGTGAGTCAGAAGCACAACCTCGAGGTGTGGACTGCACAGATGATAATCCACTAGAAACTAAGAACCTTGGGTTTTACTCAACCACCTGCTTAGAAG GGACAGCAAGTGGAATTGTCATAAACACAGGTGACCGTACTGTGATTGGACGAATTGCTTCCTTGGCCTCACAAGTAGGAGATCAGAAAACACCCATAGCTTTGGAGATTGAGCACTTTGTCCATTTAATCAGTGGTCTTGCAGTGGGTGTCGGaatcattttctttatcatttccaTCTCTATGGGTTACAGTGCTCTCAATGCCGTTATATTCTGCATTGGCATCGTGGTAGCCTATGTACCAGAAGGTCTACTGGCCACTGTCACT GTCTGCCTGTCACTTACAGCCAAACGTATGGCAAAGAAAAATTGTTTAGTTAAGAACCTGGAGGCTGTTGAGACACTGGGATCTACTTCAGTCATCTGCTCTGATAAGACTGGCACCCTGACACAGAACCGTATGACTGTAGCGCATATGTGGTTTGATAAAATTATTCACAATGCAGACACTAGTGAAGATGGTACAG GAGAAATGTTTGATCAAAGCTCTCCCACCTGGCAAGCATTAGGCAGAATCGCCACCTTGTGCAACAGGGCAGAATTCTGTTCAGGCCAAGAAGATGTTCCAATCAGCAAA AAAACCGTCAATGGAGATGCCTCGGAAGCAGCTTTGTTAAAATTTACTGAGCAGATCTTTGAAAATGTCATTGAAATTAGGAAAAGGAATACAAAAGTGTTGGAGATTCCATTCAACTCTAGTAATAAGTACCAG GTTTCCATTCACATCCCAGAAGATCCCGCTGAGAAAGGCTACTTGCTAGTAATGAAAGGTGCACCAGAGCGCATCCTAGACAGATGTAGTAGCATCATGATTGGAGGACAGGAGTGGCCACTGGATGATGAaatgaaagaacattttcagaaagcaTATTTAAGTTTAGGAAGTCTGGGAGAAAGAGTTCTTG ggtTCTGTCAGTTACTACTTCCCTCTACAACTTATGGACCTGGTTACCCATTTGATGCAGAAAGCGGAAATTTCCCACTTAATAACCTGTGCTTTGTTGGTCTCATTTCTATGATTGATCCACCTCGTTCCAGCGTTCCTGATGCTGTAATGAAGTGTCGCAGTTCTGGAATTAAG GTTATCATGGTGACTGGTGACCATCCAATTACTGCAAAAGCCATCGCAAAAAGTGTAGGCATTATTTCATCAAGCAGTGAGACAGTAGAGGACATTGCAGAAAGGCTTGGAGTCCCAATTGAAAGAGTTAACCCAAG AGATGCCTGTGCAGCTGTGGTAAATGGTGGAACATTAACTGACATGACCTCTGACCAGTTGGATGACATCTTGAAAAATCATCAAGAAATTGTGTTTGCAAGAACATCACCACAGCAGAAGCTTCTCATTGTTGAAGGGTGTCAGAGACTA GGAGCTATTGTAGCTGTAACTGGAGATGGAGTAAATGACTCTCCCGCATTGAAGAAGGCAGATATTGGTGTTGCCATGGGAATTGCTGGATCTGATGCTGCCAAACACGCTGCAGACATGATTTTGCTGGATGATAACTTTGCTTCAATTGTGACCGGTGTAGAAGAAG GGCGATTGATATTTGACAATTTGAAAAAGTCAATTTCCTATACAGTAACTAAAAACATTCCTGAGATGATCCCCTTTATGGTCTATGTGATTATCAGCTGTCCATTGCCAATAGGAACCATCACCATTCTCTTCATTGAACTGGGCACTGACATT aTCCCATCCATTGCTCTTGCTTATGAAAAGGCAGAAAATGACATTATGACAAGAAAACCAAGAAATCCCTACAAAGATCGACTTGTGAACATAGAGTTACTTTCTTATTCATATTTCCACATAG CTGCTATGGAAACCTATTCCGGGTTTGTGAATTACTTTACTATCATGGCTCAGCAGGGATTCCTTCCTGCAACCACTCTTGGACTTCGAGTCAACTGGGAGGACAAGAATATCAATGAACTAGAGGACAGTTATGGACAGGAATGG acATTCAGACAGCGCTTGTGTCAGGAGTGGTATTGCTACTCTGGGTTCTTTATCAGTATTGTTGTGTGCCAGATGGTTAATACTATAATCCGAAAGGCAAGGAGAAACACCCTCTTTAACCGCAACTTTTTCag GAACAAAGTCATCTTTTTGGGATTACTGTCACAAGTGGCTATTGGTGTTATCTTGTGTTATATTCCTGGCATGGACGATGCCCTGCATTTCATGCCTCTTCG AATTCAATATTGGTTTGTGGGAATTGAATATGCAGTCATGATCTTGGTTTATGATGAAATAAGAAGGCTGCTCATAAGGAAGTTCCCTGGAA gttGGGTTGATAAAGAACTTTACTATTAA